In Candidatus Palauibacter soopunensis, the genomic stretch GTTCTTCGTCGCTGCGTGACTCCGCGGCACTCACCGCTTCCTCCCGTCGGATCGCCGGCGCGGTTTCCGCCGGCCAGGAGCGCGGACACGAAAACCGTTCGATCAGCGTAACTTGTCCACATGAACGAGTCGACGCACAGCCCCGAGACGCCGGACCCGGCCGAGATGGCCGCCTCGACGGGCTCGTCGGACCCGGCGACCGGCGGCATCGCGGACGGGGTGCGGCGTTCGCTCGATCCGAAGGTGATCCCGCTGCAGCGCACGATCGGCGGCATCGTCACGGGTTGTGTCTCGCTCCCGCTTGCGGCGGGCGTCGCCGTGCTGTGGGTCGTGGCCGGGCCGCCACCCGGCGTCGTGGCGGGGTTGGTCAGCGTCTGGAGCGCCATCACGGTCGCGCTGGGCTGGTGGCTGTACCGGTGGCCGGTCCTTCACCACCGTCACGCGTCCTACGCCGTGCACCCGGACGGGATCGAGATCCGCAAGGGCGTGATCTGGCGGCAGGCGATCAGCGTGGCGCGTTCCCGCGTGCAGCACACCGACGTGTCGCAGGGGCCGCTCGAGCGGAAGTACGGCCTCGGGACGCTGGGCATCTACACCGCGGGCACCGACCACGCCAAGGTCTCCCTCGATGGCCTGGAGCACGGGACGGCGCTCCGCATCCGGGATCATCTCCTGCCGCCGGCGGGAGACGATGCCGTCTGAGGCGGCGGCGCCCTCGCGGGCCACCGAACACCGGCTCCATCCGCTCTCCATCGGCTTCTCGCTCGGAAGCCAACTGCGGCGGGCGATCCTCCCCCTGATCATCGGAGGCGCGTCGGCCAACTTCCTGGGCGTCGTGGAGATGCGTTTCGTCCTCCTTGTCGGGCTCATCCCTCTCGTGGTGGGGTCCGTGGTCCGCTACCTGACCTTCCGGTACCGGTACGAGGAGGCGGAACTCGTGATCCGGAGCGGCCTCCTGTTTCGGCGCGAGCGACACGTGCCGTACGCGAGGATCCAGAACCTCGACGCCGTGCAGGGCGTGTTCCATCGCGTGCTGGGTGTCGTGGAGGTCAAGCTCCAGACGGGCGGGGGACAGGAACCCGAGGCGACGCTGACCGTCCTCCCGCTGCCGGCCCTCGAAGCGCTGCGGGAGCGGGTCCGCGAGGGAAAGCGCGAGGCCGCCGGGGAGGCGGCGGCTGCCGGAGAGGTGACGGACGCCGCGACGGGGACGGGTGCCGGGGAGGCGGCGACCGGCATACTCGCGGAGCCAGCGGCGACGGATCTCGCGTCGGCCGGCACCCCGGAGGGTCGCACGCTGCTGCATCTTCCCGCGCGCGAACTTCTGCTCCACGGTCTGCTCCAGAACCGCGGCATGGTGCTGATCGCCGCCGCCTTCGGCCTCGCGTGGGAGACGGGGCTGTTCGAGCGGGCCTCCGACTGGGTCGCCGGGGAGCAGTCGTGGATCGGGCCCGCGGTCGAGGGCGCCGCCGCGGACGTGGTGGCGGCCGGCGTTCTCGTGACCGTGGCCGCCATTGCGGCGCTCGTCGTCGCCTTCGTGATCTTCGCCCGACTACTCTCGATCGTCTGGACGCTCGTGCGCCTGCACGACTACCGGGTCGTGCGGTCCGAGGAGGGACTGCGCGCCACGTTCGGCATGCTGACGCAGGTCGCCGCGACGATCCCGTTACGCCGCGTTCAGACGGTGACGATCCACGAGGGACCGCTCCACCGCTGGGCGGGCCGGGTTGCGGTCGGCGTCCAGACCGCCGGAGGAAGCCAGGCCGGGGCGCAGGGGAACGCGGATCCGCACCGGCACCAACTCGCGCCCATCCTGAGACGAGAACGCCTGCGTGAGTTCCTCCGGGAGGTGATCCCGGAACTGGACGCTCCCGAGGTGAATTGGGAGCCCGTATCTCCGCTCGCCTTCCGGCGCGTGTTGAGGGGAACGTGCTTCCTCGCCACGCTGGCCGCGGTGCCGCTCTACTTCGCGCTCGAAGCCTGGGGCGTCGCCTTCCACGCCGCGTTTCTCGCCTGGGCCGTGCTCTACGCGCGGCGCTATGTCGACCACCTCGGGTGGGCGCTGAAGGACGACATGGTCTGGTTCCGGAGCGGCTGGCTGTGGCGCCGGACGACGATCGCCCGTTACACCCGCATCCAGGTCGTCGCGCTGCGCGCGTCGCCGATCGACCGCTGGCGGGGCATGGCCAGCCTCCGGGTGGATACGGCCGGAGCGGGGGCCGCCTCCCACAAGGTCGACATCCCCTATCTGCCCGTCGACACGGCCCGGGAGCTGCGGACGCTCCTCGCCGCGGAGGCCGCCCGAACCGCCTTCCGCTGGTAGCCGGCCGTCGCCGGCGGCGTCAGCGCGTGTCGTCAGCTCCCCGAAGCGCCTCGACGCGCCAGGAGAACTCCTCGTCGAGCTTCAGGGCGGTGCCGATCTTCACGAACTGGATGTAGCCCTCGCGGTCGACGAACCAGGTCGTGGGCCAGGCGCTCACCCCCGCGCGCGTCACGTAGTCGTCGTCCACGAGCACGGTGAAGTCGAAGTTGTTCTTCGCCAGGTACTCCTCGATCACGTCGTTCGTGCGGTCGTTGCTGATCGAGAGCACGGCGACCTCCGCGTCGTCGCGGTAGCGCTCATCGAACTTCTGGTACTCCGGCATCTCGACGACGCACGGCCCGCACCACGTCCCCCAGAAGTGCAGCACGGCGATCTTCCCCTCGAGGTCCGCCGAGTCGACCATTTCGCCGTCGAGCCGCGCGAGCGTGAACGGTTCGTACGTGCCCGCCGCCTCCACTCGCGACTCGAGGATGCGATCGCGCCGCCGGATCCGGTCGCGTTCGTCGAGCGTCGCGAGGTACTCCTCGATCCCGTCGCGGCTCCCGTTCCGGCTCTCGTAGAGCGCTTCGAGCGCCGCCTCGTTCGGGTTCTCGCCACGGGCGGCCCCGAATCCGGCGATGTAGGAGTCCTCGGCCCGATCCAGCCACTCGGTGAACGCCTCGGTATCTCCCGCCTTCTCTGCCTCGGCGGCCAACTGCTCGTACACCTGACCCGCGTGATACCTTGCGTCCCGGTTGCGGTCATTGATTGCCAGCGCGCGCTCCAGGGTGTGGCGCCCGTCGTCCGTGCGGCCGGCCTTGAAGTACGCCCAGCCGATGACGTCGTAGATGCCGCCCAGGTAGTACCGAAGTGTCTGATCCCACTCGCCCTCCGTATCGTACCGGTATCGCGACTCGTTCAATCGCTCCAGCACAATGGGCATGCCCTCGCGTACGATGTCGACCGCCTCGAGCGGGTATGGCGTGTGATCGATCATCGCGAGCGGGGCTTCCCCGAACGTGAAGTAGGGATTGAGACGCTCGTACTTCGCGAGCCCCCGGATCGCCTCGGCCAACTCTTCGGCGGGAACGGGGTCCATCGCGTTGAGCGCCGAGTAGAGATCGAGATAGACGCCGCCTGTGAAGACGTCGCTGTAGAGCGGGCGTTCCAGATAGCGATACGCCGCACCGCGAACCAGGGGGAGTTGGGCCCGATACTCCGGCGAGTCTTCGCCGTGCGCCTGGTAGATCTCGTATGATTCCCGGCTGATTCTTCGCGTCTCGCCCACGTACACGGTCATCGCGTGATAGCTCGCCGGATCGCTCTCGACGATTCGGGCCTCGAGTTCGGCCGCGCGCTCTTCGTCTTCCATCTGCCGGTACATGGAGGCCATGGCCTGCAGGCCCTCCAGGGTCTCGGGGCTCGCCTCCCGATATGCCGCCATGCTCGCTTCCACCGCCGCCTGCCGTTCCTCGGCGGGAAGGAGTTCCGACTGCCACAAGCCCCTCCAGTGCTGGCTCCGCACGTCCCCCGACCCCGGTGCGAGTTCGAGGGCGGTCTCCATGAGCGTCGTCCACTCGTCCATGCGGCGGGCGTTGTAGGCCTCGTTGGCCAGCCACGTGTATCCGCTGACGTGGTTCGGGAAGCGCTCAATGAGTTCCGTGAACGTCGCCGAGCTGGTGTCCGCCCATGTCGGATCGTCCAGCGCGTAGCGGGCCTGCGACTCGATCCGGCCCTTCATTCGCAGAACCTCCGGCCAGGCGCGGGTCTCTTCGTCGAACGATGCGAGCAACTCGCGTGCCGCGTTGAAATCGGCTTGCGCCAGCGCCCTCAGGTAGAGGAAAGCGAACTCCGGCTGCGGCGAAGCCTCCCACGCCGTCCGCACGGTCTCGACCGCGAGCTTCGCTTCACGGTCGAGGAGGTGCGCATAGGCCTTCGCGTAGAGGCCCCACGGGTTCTTCGGATCTTCGGCGAGAAGCGCATCGGCTTGCTCGCGGACCTCCTTCGACAGGCCCCAGCCCGCGAGCTGGTAGGCGTAGAGGCCTCGAAGTTCCGCGTCGTCCGGAGCGCGGGCGACCCACTCGTCTCCGAACAGCTTCCCGGCCTCGAACGTGCGCAGCCGCGCATGGTCCCGAAGCTGCTGCTTCGCCGCCGCGAGTTCCTCGGCAGTGTAGTCGGGCGGCACGGCACCATCCCCGCACGCTCCAAGCAGCGCGCCCGCAAACACGATGAGCGGAAGAAGAAGAATTCCGACCTTCGGACCGGATCGGCGGGAACGCGTCGACATCGCACACCTCCGGGGCAGGGGCAGCCTGAGCCTCTCAACCTGTAAGGACGCTGACGGCACGAAAAGGGTTTCCCGCACGCCCGCGCGCGTGATCCGACTATGACGTGATACCGCGGCCGCGCCGTTGAGGTCCCGTTGAGCCGGGACCGGACATCCATCGTATGTTGCGAACGATGATCGACCTCGGCGCCTCCCCCCCGGAATCCGTCCTGCGCGACGTGTTCGGCTACGACGAATTCCGGCCGGGACAGGCGCACATCATCGATTCCGTCCTCGCGGGGCGGGATTGCATCGGCGTCATGCCCACAGGGGCGGGGAAATCGCTCACCTTCCAGATCCCGGCACGTCTCATGCCGGGGACGGTGCTCGTCCTCTCCCCGCTCATCAGCCTCATGAAGGACCAGGTCGATGCCCTCCGCGACCTCGGGTTCCGGGCCACGGCGATCAACTCGTCGCTCGCGGCGGACGAGCGCCGGCGCCGGCTGCGGGGATTCGAGCGCGGGGACTATGAACTCGTCTACCTGGCGCCGGAAGCGCTGGGGCCGCACATGCGGGCACGCCTCCGTTACGCGCCGCTTTCCCTGATCGTCGTCGACGAGGCGCACTGTATCTCGCAGTGGGGACACGACTTTCGTCCGTCCTACCGCGCGCTCCAGGGACTGAGGGACGAGATTCGCGACGAAGGCGCGGGAGGAAACGGACTGCCGATCCTCGCGCTCACCGCGACCGCCACCCGGCGGGTCGCCGCCGACATCGTTCGACAGTTGGGGATGAGGAAACCCGAGGGATACAAGGGTTCCTTCTTTCGCTCGAACCTCCGCGTCGTCTGCCGCAAGAAGGGGGAGGGGAATACGCGGGCCGAGATTCTCGGGCTCATCCGGCGGCACCGGGGGGAGAGCGGGATCGTCTACTGCCTGTCGCGAAAGTCCGTGGAACAGATGGCGGAGTTCCTGCGGCGCGAGGGCGTCGACGCCGTCCCCTACCACGCGGGACTCGACGACGACGCGCGGGCTGAGCACCAGGACGCCTTCGCCCGCGACGAGGTCGACGTGGTCGTGGCGACGATCGCGTTCGGGATGGGGATCGACAAGTCCAACGTGCGCTTCGTCATCCACCGGGACATGCCGTCGGACATCGAGTCGTGGTACCAGGAGATCGGACGCGCCGGACGGGACGGACTCCCGAGCGATTGCGTGCTCTTCTACTCGTGGGCGGACGTGAAGGTGCGCGAGCGGTTCCTCGCCGAGATCGACGATCCGGGGGTGAGCGAGGCGAAGCGCCGGGCGGCCGTCGACCTCTTCCGGCTCGCGGACCGCGACGCGTGCCGCCACCGCGGGCTGCTCGCCTACTTCGGGGAGGACTTCGATGGGTGCGGCGAGTCGTGCGACGTGTGTACGGGACTCGGCGTGACGGATCTCGTGGACGTGCTCCCCGTGCTCAAGCGGAAGGCGCGCGCGGCGGGCTCCCGGCGGCGCCCCGCGGCGGCCGATGTCGACCGGTCGCCGTCGGACCCCACCTTCCAGCGCCTCCGCACGCTGCGGAAGCAACTGGCGGACGCGCGCGGCGTCCCCGCCTACATCGTGTTCAGCGACCAGGTGCTGTGGGACCTGATCGACCTGCGCCCCGGCTCGCCCGAGGAGATGCTGCGGGTCCCCGGCATCGGCCCCGCCAAGCTCCAGCAGTACGGCGACGTGTTCCTGGATGCGCTACGCGAGAGTTGATGCCGGAGGTCTTTTTCCACGCGGGAGCGGGCCGGGCGGCCTCGCGGTGGCTGCAGGAACGGGTGTTTCCGCGTTTTCGGGGCGTGCGCTACGTGCCGCGCACCCGGTTTCGGCAGAGCGCGAAGGTGATGCGGCGGGGCGGAGATCTTCCCGTGCTCGTGTCCCGGCAACTCGGATACCGCGAGTTGACGCCCGCCGTGGAGTGGTTCGCGCGCGCGGCGCCGGCGGCCCGGCCGATTCTGGTCCTGCGCCGCCACGATGAGTGGCTCCGGTCGGTGTATCTCCGGGAGATCAAGGAGCTGCGCCATGTCCCGTTCGAGGCCTTCATCGACCTCGAGCGCG encodes the following:
- a CDS encoding PH domain-containing protein, translated to MNESTHSPETPDPAEMAASTGSSDPATGGIADGVRRSLDPKVIPLQRTIGGIVTGCVSLPLAAGVAVLWVVAGPPPGVVAGLVSVWSAITVALGWWLYRWPVLHHRHASYAVHPDGIEIRKGVIWRQAISVARSRVQHTDVSQGPLERKYGLGTLGIYTAGTDHAKVSLDGLEHGTALRIRDHLLPPAGDDAV
- a CDS encoding ATP-dependent DNA helicase RecQ, with the translated sequence MLRTMIDLGASPPESVLRDVFGYDEFRPGQAHIIDSVLAGRDCIGVMPTGAGKSLTFQIPARLMPGTVLVLSPLISLMKDQVDALRDLGFRATAINSSLAADERRRRLRGFERGDYELVYLAPEALGPHMRARLRYAPLSLIVVDEAHCISQWGHDFRPSYRALQGLRDEIRDEGAGGNGLPILALTATATRRVAADIVRQLGMRKPEGYKGSFFRSNLRVVCRKKGEGNTRAEILGLIRRHRGESGIVYCLSRKSVEQMAEFLRREGVDAVPYHAGLDDDARAEHQDAFARDEVDVVVATIAFGMGIDKSNVRFVIHRDMPSDIESWYQEIGRAGRDGLPSDCVLFYSWADVKVRERFLAEIDDPGVSEAKRRAAVDLFRLADRDACRHRGLLAYFGEDFDGCGESCDVCTGLGVTDLVDVLPVLKRKARAAGSRRRPAAADVDRSPSDPTFQRLRTLRKQLADARGVPAYIVFSDQVLWDLIDLRPGSPEEMLRVPGIGPAKLQQYGDVFLDALRES
- a CDS encoding PH domain-containing protein; its protein translation is MPSEAAAPSRATEHRLHPLSIGFSLGSQLRRAILPLIIGGASANFLGVVEMRFVLLVGLIPLVVGSVVRYLTFRYRYEEAELVIRSGLLFRRERHVPYARIQNLDAVQGVFHRVLGVVEVKLQTGGGQEPEATLTVLPLPALEALRERVREGKREAAGEAAAAGEVTDAATGTGAGEAATGILAEPAATDLASAGTPEGRTLLHLPARELLLHGLLQNRGMVLIAAAFGLAWETGLFERASDWVAGEQSWIGPAVEGAAADVVAAGVLVTVAAIAALVVAFVIFARLLSIVWTLVRLHDYRVVRSEEGLRATFGMLTQVAATIPLRRVQTVTIHEGPLHRWAGRVAVGVQTAGGSQAGAQGNADPHRHQLAPILRRERLREFLREVIPELDAPEVNWEPVSPLAFRRVLRGTCFLATLAAVPLYFALEAWGVAFHAAFLAWAVLYARRYVDHLGWALKDDMVWFRSGWLWRRTTIARYTRIQVVALRASPIDRWRGMASLRVDTAGAGAASHKVDIPYLPVDTARELRTLLAAEAARTAFRW
- a CDS encoding redoxin domain-containing protein — translated: MSTRSRRSGPKVGILLLPLIVFAGALLGACGDGAVPPDYTAEELAAAKQQLRDHARLRTFEAGKLFGDEWVARAPDDAELRGLYAYQLAGWGLSKEVREQADALLAEDPKNPWGLYAKAYAHLLDREAKLAVETVRTAWEASPQPEFAFLYLRALAQADFNAARELLASFDEETRAWPEVLRMKGRIESQARYALDDPTWADTSSATFTELIERFPNHVSGYTWLANEAYNARRMDEWTTLMETALELAPGSGDVRSQHWRGLWQSELLPAEERQAAVEASMAAYREASPETLEGLQAMASMYRQMEDEERAAELEARIVESDPASYHAMTVYVGETRRISRESYEIYQAHGEDSPEYRAQLPLVRGAAYRYLERPLYSDVFTGGVYLDLYSALNAMDPVPAEELAEAIRGLAKYERLNPYFTFGEAPLAMIDHTPYPLEAVDIVREGMPIVLERLNESRYRYDTEGEWDQTLRYYLGGIYDVIGWAYFKAGRTDDGRHTLERALAINDRNRDARYHAGQVYEQLAAEAEKAGDTEAFTEWLDRAEDSYIAGFGAARGENPNEAALEALYESRNGSRDGIEEYLATLDERDRIRRRDRILESRVEAAGTYEPFTLARLDGEMVDSADLEGKIAVLHFWGTWCGPCVVEMPEYQKFDERYRDDAEVAVLSISNDRTNDVIEEYLAKNNFDFTVLVDDDYVTRAGVSAWPTTWFVDREGYIQFVKIGTALKLDEEFSWRVEALRGADDTR